One genomic region from Sciurus carolinensis chromosome 2, mSciCar1.2, whole genome shotgun sequence encodes:
- the Larp6 gene encoding la-related protein 6, which produces MAQPGEEALPGPETTVQIRVAIQEAEDVEELEDEEEGAETRSAGDSARYLSPGWGSASEEEPSRGHSGTTTSGGENEHEDLEQEWKPPDEDLIKKLVDQIEFYFSDENLEKDAFLLKHVRRNKLGYVSVKLLTSFKKVKHLTRDWRTTAHALKYSVTLELNEDHRKVRRTTPVPLFPNENLPSKMLLVYDLHLSPKLWTLATPQKNGRVQEKVMEHLLKLFGTFGIISSVRILKPGRELPPDIRRISSRYSQVGTQECAIVEFEEVEAAIKAHEFMLTESQGKENMKAVLIGMKPPKKKPSKDKNHDEEPPASIHLNRSLNKRVEELQYMGDESSANSSSDPESNPTSPMAGRRHVVTNKLSPSGHQNLFLSPNASPCSSPWSSPLAQRKGVSRKSPLAEEGRLNPSTSPEIFRKCMDYSSDSSITPSGSPWVRRRRQAEMGTQEKSPGASPLLSRKMQTADGLPVGVLRLPRGPDNTRGFHGGHERSRACV; this is translated from the exons ATGGCCCAGCCCGGCGAGGAGGCTCTGCCCGGACCCGAGACGACTGTGCAGATCCGTGTCGCCATTCAGGAGGCCGAGGACGTGGAGGAGCTAGAAGACGAGGAGGAGGGGGCGGAGACGCGGAGCGCTGGGGACTCGGCTCGGTACCTCAGCCCAGGCTGGGGCAGTGCCAGCGAGGAGGAGCCGAGCCGCGGGCACAG TGGCACCACTACAAGTGGGGGCGAGAACGAACATGAGGACCTGGAGCAGGAGTGGAAGCCCCCGGATGAGGACCTCATCAAGAAGCTGGTGGATCAGATCGAATTCTACTTTTCTGATGAAAACCTGGAGAAGGACGCCTTCCTGCTGAAGCACGTGAGGAGGAACAAGCTGGGCTATGTGAGCGTCAAGTTGCTCACCTCCTTCAAGAAG GTGAAGCACCTTACACGGGACTGGAGAACCACAGCACATGCCTTGAAGTATTCAGTGACCCTTGAGTTGAATGAGGACCATCGGAAGGTGAGGAGGACCACCCCCGTCCCACTGTTTCCAAATGAGAACCTTCCCAGCAAGATGCTCCTGGTCTATGATCTACACTTGTCCCCCAAACTGTGGACTCTGGCCACCCCCCAGAAGAATGGAAGGGTTCAGGAGAAGGTTATGGAACACCTTCTCAAGCTCTTTGGGACTTTTGGAATCATCTCATCAGTGAGAATCCTCAAACCTGGAAGAGAGCTGCCCCCTGATATCCGGAGGATCAGCAGCCGGTACAGCCAGGTAGGGACCCAAGAGTGTGCCATTGTGGAGTTTGAGGAAGTGGAAGCAGCCATCAAAGCCCACGAATTTATGCTCACAGAATCTCAggggaaagaaaacatgaaagctGTCCTGATTGGTATGAAACCACCCAAAAAGAAGCCTTCCAAAGATAAGAACCATGATGAGGAGCCCCCTGCAAGCATTCACCTCAACAGGTCCCTGAACAAGAGGGTTGAGGAGCTTCAATACATGGGGGACGAGTCTTCTGCCAATAGCTCCTCTGACCCCGAGAGCAATCCCACATCTCCTATGGCTGGCCGACGGCATGTGGTCACCAACAAGCTCAGCCCTTCTGGCCACCAGAATCTCTTTCTGAGCCCAAACGCCTCCCCGTGCTCAAGCCCTTGGAGCAGCCCCTTGGCCCAACGTAAAGGTGTTTCCAGAAAATCTCCACTGGCTGAGGAAGGTAGACTGAACCCCAGCACCAGTCCTGAGATCTTCCGCAAGTGCATGGATTACTCGTCTGACAGTAGCATCACACCCTCTGGCAGCCCCTGGGTTCGGAGACGCCGCCAAGCAGAGATGGGGACACAGGAAAAAAGTCCGGGGGCAAGTCCCCTGCTGTCACGGAAGATGCAGACTGCAGATGGGTTACCTGTAGGGGTGCTGAGGCTGCCCCGGGGCCCTGACAACACGAGAGGATTTCATGGTGGACATGAGAGGAGCAGGGCCTGTGTATAa